In Zunongwangia sp. HGR-M22, the sequence ATTGGACAATTTATCTAATAATTTTAATAAACTCATAATTTTGTTTTTTTAGTTTGGTGATTACTCAGTTGGTAAATTATCAGCAGTAAATGATGTTTGAACAACACCTAATCCTACTACAGCAGAAAGTACATCACCTGGAGGTGTCGCCTTATCGTATGCTGCTTCAGAATCACCAATACTAACTAATACACCATCTCTTGCAAAAGCAGTAGAACCTGGATCTAATAAATCTGCGATTGCGGATGCATGTCTTGCTTCTACCGATACGATTTTACCAGCCAACAATAAATAATTAGGATTTTCTATTAAATTACCTGCTCCATTGTAAGCGCTTACACCGGTATCTTCTAATAATTGGGCTGTGGTAAGTACAGAATTTCTATCAGAAAAATCCACTGCTTCAGAAAAATCAAATTCTAATTCAGGCAATGTCATCTCCTCACCCGCAGCAGCAGTAATTGCTGTTTTGAAAAATTCTCTATGGATAACTTCATGATTTCTCAAATCGGTTAAAATTTCTTTTTCGTTGTCTTCTGCTCCACTAAAATAAGAACCGTTCAAAACTTCATTATAAAATGCTGCTTCCAATTGCTCTAAAGCATATGCATAATTTAAAATACCAACATCACCGCTACCTAGATCAAAAACTTCTGGATCTGGGTCTGGGTCTGGCTCCTCTCCCCCAGGATTAAAATCATCATCTTCGCTACATGCGTATAATAATGTTGATCCCGCAAAGGCTAAACCACTCATCTTAATAAATCTTCTTCTCGAATTCCCAGGTCCCTTATTGTCCTGAAAATCCACTTTTACAACTGGTTTTTTCATAATTTAATTTTATTAGTTATGCTAAACTTACGGAGGAGTTTGGCTTATGGTTTTTCTAAAAGAGTTAATATTTTATTAAACTGAAAATTTAAAACTTAAAAAATCCCAATTTTTAGAATATTTCACTACTCATTAAGTAATAATTTAGCAATGTTTAGCGTTGAAAATTTTCAATTTATCAGTTTCAAACCTTGTAATTATCAATTCAAGTCTTTTAAAACTATCTCATGAATTTCGCTATTTTTGCATAAACTTTTAATGTTGAAAAATTTCCTTCTTACCATATTTTTTCTTTTTAGCCTTATCCCATCCTACGCTCAGGAAACTGGTCGTAAAATTGATTATGAAAACGATAGGCAATATCGCGATGAAGAAAAATACCCTGGTGCCTTAGTAATGAGCAAAGTAACCAATCAGGTACATTTCACTCATCAGGGGATCGAAGTATGGTGTAACAATGCTGTTTTCTATGAAAGCGATAACTTTTTTAAGGCATACGGTGAAGTCCGTATGAAACAGGGAGACACCGTTAATATGAGTAGTGATTATGCTGAATATAATGGCAACACTCAATTTGCTTTTGCCAGTGGCCAAGTAAAAATGAAGAGACCGCAGACTACTTTAGAAACAGACACCCTATTTTTTGACCGATTAAAGCAAGAGGCTTACTATCGCAGTGGAGGAAAAGTAACCGATACCGCAAGTGTTCTTACCAGTACTATAGGAAGATATTATTTTGAAGAAGATAAATATACTTTCTTATTAGATGTTAAAATTACAAATCCAGATTATATCGTAAATTCAGATCATATTGATTTTTATTCTGATAGTGGTCACGCTTACCTCTACGGGCCTTCTACGATCGAAGGTGAAGAAAGCACCGTATATTGCGAACGTGGCTTCTACGACACCCGCGGTGACACTGGATACTTTGTAAAGAACTCAAAAATAGATTATGATAATCGAACGGTATTAGGTGATAGCTTGTATTTTGACAGGAATACCAGTTTTGCTTCAGCAACAAATAATATCGAAGTTATCGATACGACTAATAATAGCAAAGTCACCGGTCATTACGCCGAGGTCTATAGAGAAAAAGATTCTGTAATAATAACCAAATGGCCAGTTGCTGCCTCACTTCAGGATCAGGATTCGGCATTTATACACAGCGACACTTTACTAGTTACCGGCAAACCTGAGGATAGAATTATTCGAGGATTTTATGATGTTCGGTTATATAAAACTGACATGAGTGGTAAAAGTGATTCTATTTATGTAAATCAAAAACAAGGACTAACCAGACTTATTAATATCAATCCCGGAGAAAATAGCGCTACTAGTGTAAAAAGAAATCCTGTATTATGGTCGGGCTTAAGTCAGATGACGGGAGATACTATTGAAATTTTAAGCAATAAAGAAACAGAGCAATTAGATAGTCTTAAAGTTTTTAAAAATGCTTTTCTAATTAACAAAGATAGTATAGAAGGCTATAATCAAATTAAGGGGCAAGAATTAATTGGTTTGTTCGAAAATAACGAACTATACCGTGTAGATATCGATAAAAACACGGAAACGCTTTACTATAGCCGATCCGAAAACAAAGATCTTATTGGTATTAACAAAACACTTTCTAGCCGTATTGAAGTCTTTTTTAAAGAACAACAAATCCAAGATGTTTATTATTATAAAACTGTAGAAGGTACTTTAAAACCTGAAGAAAAAGTTCCCCAAAATACCAGAGAATTGCAAGGTTTTAATTGGCGAGGCGACGAAAGACTATTGAAAAAGCAGGATTTATTTAAAGGGAAAGAGTTGCCCAATTTGGTTCGAATTCAAGGTATACCACTGCCTTCCCAGGCAGAAGACTTTTTTGATGAACGTGAGGATGGTGACATGCTACTCAACGAAAACTCCAGATTGAAACCAGAGGACTTAAAAGATAAAGTACAGGATTCTATTCCATCCCTTAAAAATTTGACACCCCAACGTGTTCAAATAAAAACTGAAGAATCAGAAGATAAAAAAGCAGATAGCTTAAAAACAAAAAAATTGCCTACTACAATTGAATAAAGATTTTTTAAAATATCAGGCGCAAACTACACCCCATCCTTTGGGGTTAGAAGTAATAAAAGCTGAAGGCTCTTACATTTTCACCTTAGATGGACAGAAACATTTGGATTTTGTGGCGGGTGTTTCCGCTACAAGTTTGGGGCACTGCCATCCTGAAGTCATTAAAGCGATAAAAGAACAAGCTGACAAATATTTGCACGTAATGGTTTACGGCGAATATTCACAAGCTCCTGCGGTAGCATTCTCTAAGTTACTTGCCGATAATCTTCCGCAGCCATTAAAAAAAGTTTATTTAGTAAATTCTGGCACCGAAGCTATCGAAGGCTCCCTAAAACTTGCACGAAGAGCAACAGGAAGAACTCAATTAATTGCAGCCAAGAGCGCTTACCACGGTAACACCATGGGATCGCTGAGTTTAATGAATTTTGAAGAACGCCAGAAACCATTTAGACCTTTAATTGGCGATATCGACTTTATTGAATTCAATAATGAGCAAGATTTAAACGAAATTACAGAAAAAACAGCCGCAGTTATTTTAGAAACCATTCAGGGAGGCGGTGGATTTATTCAGCCAAAAGATCAATATTTAAAAAAAGTAAAATCACGTTGCGAAAAAGTTGGCGCCTTATTGATTTTGGATGAAATTCAGCCTGGTTTTGGCAGGACGGGAAAATTATTCGGCTTTCAAAATTACGACGTCGTTCCAGATATCATGGCAATTGGTAAGGGAATGGGCGGTGGTTTACCGGTAGGAGCTTTTGTAGCTTCAGAAAAATTGATGGATTTACTTTCAGACAATCCAAAAATGGGGCATATTACCACATTTGGTGGCAATCCATTGATTGCAGCAGCCTGTCATGCCACGCTAAAAACGATTCTGGAAACTGAATTAATGGCAGCAACCTTAGAAAAAGAAAAACGCTTTAGAGAATTATTAGTTCATCCATTAATTTCAGAAATAAGAGGAAAGGGATTAATGCTCGCGGCCATTGTAAAATCTGAAGAAATTGCCAATAAGATCATCCTAGATTGCAAAGAAAAAGGACTTATTTTATTCTGGCTGTTATTCGAGAAAAAAGCGTTAAGAATCACTCCGCCACTCACAATTTCTATGGAAGAAATTGAAGAAGGATGTGGCATTATAATTGAAGCTCTAAATAAAATAAAAACTAAAGCTTAAGTTGTTGATTACTTTGTTAACAACAATTGAAGCATCTACACTCGCTGGGTTAAATCCTTTTTTAACTTTAGTAATGTAGGAACCACGTAACAACTTGCTTATGCAGTTAAGTCATAACGAAGATAACAATTTCTCACTTTCACGTTTCGAATCGATGCTAAAGACTAATGATGTGCTTTTTTTCGATTCCAACGAATTCGAAAATATTATTCATCATTATTTAGAAATCGGAAAAATTAATCTGGCGAAGAAAGCAGTAAAATTGGGACTTTCTCAACATCCTTCATCTATAAATTTAAAACTTCTTAAAGTTGAAATTCTGGTTTTTGAAGATAAATTAGATTTAGCAGATGGGCTCTTAGCCGAAGTTCAGGATTTAGAGGCGAATAACGAGGAGGTTTATATTCAGAAAGCGCAAATCTTTTCTAAGCGAGATGAGCATCAGCAAGCAATTAAAGTGCTGGAACTTGCTCTTGAAGTTACCGAAGACTTGGCAGAAATCTACTCTATGATTGGAATGGAATATTTATTCCTTGAAGATTTCCAAAATGCGAAGATTAACTTCATGAATTGTTTAGAAGCAGATGAAGAAGACTATTCTGCACTATACAATGTGATGTATTGTTTTGATTTTCTGGGAGAAAGCGAAGAAGCTATAGAATATCTTAATATGTATTTAGATAAAAATCCATACTGTGAGGTAGCTTGGCATCAGGTTGGTAAACAATATTTCGATTTAAAAGATTATAAAAAAGCACTGGCAGCCTTTGATTTTGCGATTATAAGTGATGAATTTTTTATAGGTGCCTACTTAGAAAAAGGGAAGGTTTTAGAAAAGCTCAAACGCTATCCTGAAGCCATTGAGAGCTATAATGTAACCCTCGAGCTAGACGATCCCACTTCTTTCGCTTATCTGAGAATAGGAAAGTGTTTTGAACAACTTGGAAATGATAAACTTGCCATTGTTAATTACGAAAAAACGGTTCACGAAGATCCTCTTTTAGATAAAGGATGGATTGCGATTACCGATTTTTATATCAAGAAGAAAAACTTTAAAAAAGCATTGTACTACATCAATAAGGCAATAAATATTGATGAAGAAAATGTATTGTACTGGAAACGCTATGCCAGAATCAATAACCGATTAAACCTGAACAGAGAAGCTGAAAGAGGTTATCGAAAAAGCTTAGATTTAGGAAATTATGAACTTGAAACCTGGATAAGAAGATGTGATATTCTTATTAATCTGGGAGAATGGGAATCTGCTGTTCAAAACCTTTTACAAGCAAACGAATTCTATCCCGGAATTGCGGAGATTGAGTATCGTTTAAGCGGTTTATATTTTATGCTGAATAATGCCGAATTGGCTTATAAACATTTAGAAAGTGGATTAAAGGCTGACGCTGAATATTATATTATAATAGAAGAACTTTTTCCAGAAATTTTTAAACGCAAAAGCGTTAAACAATTAATAGATTCTTACCAAAAGCCTTCATAGTAATTTCCTAACTTTGGCCAAATCTAATTTTTAGGACATGCAAAGAAGCTTTAAAGAATATTTAAGCGTTACACTAAAAGGTATGGCCATGGGTGCCGCAGATGTTGTGCCTGGAGTTTCTGGTGGAACTATCGCTTTTATCTCTGGGATTTACGAAGAATTGATCTCTACCATAAGCGGAGTTGATCTTTCTCTTTTAAAAACCTGGAAAAACGAAGGTTTTAAAGCGATGTGGAATCAGCTTAACGGTGGGTTTATCGTTTCTTTATTTCTAGGAATCTTAATTAGCGTTTTTACTTTAATGCGATTGGCTAATTATTTATTAGATAATCACCCTGTACTAATTTGGTCCTTCTTCTTTGGTCTTGTTTTGGCTAGCATTTGGTATGTGGGTAAGCAAATTCCTAACTGGAATTATAAAATCGTGCTAGCCGTTATCATTGGTGCTGCGACAGCCCTATATGTCACTTCGCTACCTCCTATGGGAAGTTCAGAAAGCACTTTTTTCATGTTTATTGCGGGAGCAATTGCTGTTTGTGCCATGATTTTACCAGGAATATCTGGTGCTTTTATATTAGTATTACTTGGCGCGTATCGCCCGGTAACCGATGCTGCACACAACTTCGATATTAAAACATTAGCAATAGTTGGCGTAGGTGCCATTTTTGGTTTGCTTAGCTTTTCTAAAATATTAAAATGGTTATTTACTAATTATACTAGTCTAACCTTAGCTGTATTAACCGGTTTTATAGCGGGATCTCTGAATAAGATATGGCCGTGGAAAAAAGTTCTGGAAGTAGCCCGATTTAATGATAAAGAAATTCCCATAAGTGAAACTTCAGTACTGCCATGGAATTTTGAGGGGGATCCACAACTACTTTTTTCAATTGTCCTCATGTTAGCAGGATTCGGACTCATTTTTCTTTTGGAAAGTTTAGCAGGCAATAGCAATAAACCTGAAGAGGCTAATGCAACAAACTAGAACCTTAACCGATAAAATTTTCCTTATTTTAAAAGGATTGGCCATGGGTGCCGCTAACAAGGTTCCCGGGGTATCTGGTGGTGTTGTAGCTTTTGTAGCAGGATTCTACGAGGAGTTTATTTATTCCCTTCAAAAGATTAATCTTAAAGCTGGTAAGCTTTTAATTGCTGGTAGATTCCGCAGTTTTTATCATTACATAAATGGTAAGTTTTTAGCTTTGCTTATTTTGGGTATGCTCATTAGCTATTTTAGCGTGTCCAAATTATTAGATTACCTCATTGTTCATTACGAACTTTATGTGTGGTCGGCATTCTTTGGAATGATTATCGGTTCTATTTATTACATCAGTAAAGATTTTGACGAATGGAGCCGGCGAAGCCTATTATTCGTTATGCTGGGAATTTTTTTTGGTATAGCTATTAGCATGCTCGAACCCGCAAAACAAAACGATAATTTATGGTTCGTGTTTTTTTGCGGAATGATTGGCGTTTCGGGAATGACGCTTCCCGGGTTATCTGGCTCCTTCATACTTATTTTATTAGGTAATTATGTATTGTTACTGGTCGATTCAGTCAACGCGCTTTATGATACACTAGCAGATATCATTAGCTTAGACTTCAGCTTTGTTTCAAATGAAGCTCGCATGCACCTTTTACAGGTAATGATCACCTTCGCCGCAGGCTCATTAGCAGGACTGGTATCACTTTCCCATCTTTTGGGATATGTTTTAAAAAAATATAAAAAAGATACTTTTGCCACTATTATCGGCTTTATTACCGGATCGTTAGGCGTAGTATGGCCTTGGAAAGATAAAATATACAAAGTAAATAAAAGCGGCGATTTTTTAAGAGATAGTCACGGTGACAAAATTGTAGATAACTACAACCGTTACTTGCCAGATTTTGAGCATTTAGATACGTATATTGCTATGTTTTTTATTCTGGTAGGAATTTTTATAGTATTGGGACTGGCTCTTTATGAGAAAAGAGCGCAAGCAAAAAAATAGTGAAACATGAGAAAATTCGGACTTTTAGGTAAAAATATAGATTATTCATTCTCAAAGAAATACTTCAACGATAAATTTGAAAATGAAAAAATTGATGCTGAATATGTAAATTTTGATATTCCTAAAATTGAAGACTTCTCATTGATCATCACCAAAAATCCTCGTTTATCAGGTATGAATGTTACTATTCCTTATAAAATGGAAGTAGTAAAATATCTCGATGAACTTTCTGAAGATGCAAAAGAAATTAAAGCTGTAAATGTCATTATGTTTGAAGAAGCTAGCAAATTGGTAGGGCATAATACCGATTTTATAGGTTTTAGAGATGCTTTATCCCCGCATTTAAGACCTCAACATACGCATGCTTTAATTCTTGGAACCGGTGGCGCTTCCAAAGCAGTAGCTTACGCCTTAAAAACATTGGGAATTTCGTATAAATTTGTCTCCAGAACTCCAGATGAAGATCAATTCTCGTATAATACTTTAACTGAAGCCATTATTCAAAAATATTCGCTTATTATAAATACCACGCCACTAGGCACGTTCCCTAATACCGATAAATATCCAGAAATCCCATATCACTATATCGGTAAAAACCATCTGGTATTCGATTTGATTTATAACCCGGCAGAAACCAGTTTTATGAAAAAGAGTAAGGAACATGGTGCCGAAGCAATAAATGGTAAAAAAATGCTCGAACTTCAGGCTGAAGCTGCCTGGTCTATATGGAATTCCTAAGTATTTCATCAAAATTGCGCATATTTTCTCATAAAAAATTTCGTTTTCTTGCCCAAGTTTAGTGTAGTTGTTATCTTTCAGCTTTAATAACTATAGCCGAACTTTAACATTGAAATATATGTCTCAATCAGATAACGAAAACAAGAAAGAAAAACTTTCTAACAAAGAAAATCCTGAGAACCTTGAATTAACTCAGAATCAGGAATCTTCAGAAGAAAGTAAGAAAGAAGAAAAGAAGGTAGATGAATCTTTTTCGGAAGAGGTTGAGAATCCAGAGGCTGCAAATGAAGAGCTGGAAGAAGCTATGGTAGCCGAATCTACTTTTGTTCAGGATACTGAAAATAATAAAGTTACAAATGCGCAAGATAAGGACGAGGATGAAGATGAACACGAAGATGCCATTATCGAAGAGCATAAAAAAGGAGTAGACGATTCTCTTGCCGAGGATAGCGAAGATGAGAGTGTAACCGAACGTCACAACATCCCCAAAAAAGATTACCATTCGATGAGTAATGAGCAACTAGCCGATGAGCTGGAACGATTACTTAAAAACGAGAAGGTACAGGCCATCAAAGATCATGTTATCGAAATTAGAGCAGAATTCAATGCTAAGTTTGATGAAGAATTTGAAGAGAAAAAAGAAAATTTTCTTTCAGAAGGTGGAAATATTATAGACTTCCACTACTCTACACCGCTTAAAAATCGTTTCAACTCACTTTATTTCGATTACCGCGAAAAAAGAAATAAATACTACCAGCAACTTAAGCAGGATCTAAACGCTAATCTTAGCAAACGTCTTGAAATAATTGAAGAGTTAAAAGGTATTATTAATATTGAAGAAAATATCAATACCACCTATAATCATTTTAAAGATATTCAGGATAAATGGCGCACAGCAGGGCCAATCCCTCGAGATAAGTACAATAATGTTTGGAATACTTATCATCATCACGTAGAAAATTTCTATGACTTCCTTCACCTAAATCGCGAATTTAGGGATATGGATTTTAAGCATAATCTAGATCAAAAACTTAAAGTTATCGATCGTGCTGAAGAATTGGCGCAAGAACAGGATATTAATCGTGCGTTTAGGGAATTGCAGATGCTCCATAAAATGTGGAAGGAAGAACTTGGCCCAGTAGCCAAAGAATATCGAGAAGAAATATGGGAAAGATTTAGCAATGCTACCAAAATAATCCATGATCGCCGTCAGGAATATTTCGAAAATTTAGACAAAGAATTCGATAAAAACTGGGAAAAGAAACAGCAAATTATAGAAAAGATTCGCGAAATCGCCAATCAGGATATTAGCAGCCATAGTAAATGGCAACAAAAGATTAAAGAAATTGAAGCTTTACGGGAAGATTTCTT encodes:
- a CDS encoding tetratricopeptide repeat protein, which codes for MQLSHNEDNNFSLSRFESMLKTNDVLFFDSNEFENIIHHYLEIGKINLAKKAVKLGLSQHPSSINLKLLKVEILVFEDKLDLADGLLAEVQDLEANNEEVYIQKAQIFSKRDEHQQAIKVLELALEVTEDLAEIYSMIGMEYLFLEDFQNAKINFMNCLEADEEDYSALYNVMYCFDFLGESEEAIEYLNMYLDKNPYCEVAWHQVGKQYFDLKDYKKALAAFDFAIISDEFFIGAYLEKGKVLEKLKRYPEAIESYNVTLELDDPTSFAYLRIGKCFEQLGNDKLAIVNYEKTVHEDPLLDKGWIAITDFYIKKKNFKKALYYINKAINIDEENVLYWKRYARINNRLNLNREAERGYRKSLDLGNYELETWIRRCDILINLGEWESAVQNLLQANEFYPGIAEIEYRLSGLYFMLNNAELAYKHLESGLKADAEYYIIIEELFPEIFKRKSVKQLIDSYQKPS
- a CDS encoding aspartate aminotransferase family protein, which translates into the protein MNKDFLKYQAQTTPHPLGLEVIKAEGSYIFTLDGQKHLDFVAGVSATSLGHCHPEVIKAIKEQADKYLHVMVYGEYSQAPAVAFSKLLADNLPQPLKKVYLVNSGTEAIEGSLKLARRATGRTQLIAAKSAYHGNTMGSLSLMNFEERQKPFRPLIGDIDFIEFNNEQDLNEITEKTAAVILETIQGGGGFIQPKDQYLKKVKSRCEKVGALLILDEIQPGFGRTGKLFGFQNYDVVPDIMAIGKGMGGGLPVGAFVASEKLMDLLSDNPKMGHITTFGGNPLIAAACHATLKTILETELMAATLEKEKRFRELLVHPLISEIRGKGLMLAAIVKSEEIANKIILDCKEKGLILFWLLFEKKALRITPPLTISMEEIEEGCGIIIEALNKIKTKA
- a CDS encoding DUF368 domain-containing protein, with protein sequence MQRSFKEYLSVTLKGMAMGAADVVPGVSGGTIAFISGIYEELISTISGVDLSLLKTWKNEGFKAMWNQLNGGFIVSLFLGILISVFTLMRLANYLLDNHPVLIWSFFFGLVLASIWYVGKQIPNWNYKIVLAVIIGAATALYVTSLPPMGSSESTFFMFIAGAIAVCAMILPGISGAFILVLLGAYRPVTDAAHNFDIKTLAIVGVGAIFGLLSFSKILKWLFTNYTSLTLAVLTGFIAGSLNKIWPWKKVLEVARFNDKEIPISETSVLPWNFEGDPQLLFSIVLMLAGFGLIFLLESLAGNSNKPEEANATN
- a CDS encoding ferritin-like domain-containing protein, giving the protein MKKPVVKVDFQDNKGPGNSRRRFIKMSGLAFAGSTLLYACSEDDDFNPGGEEPDPDPDPEVFDLGSGDVGILNYAYALEQLEAAFYNEVLNGSYFSGAEDNEKEILTDLRNHEVIHREFFKTAITAAAGEEMTLPELEFDFSEAVDFSDRNSVLTTAQLLEDTGVSAYNGAGNLIENPNYLLLAGKIVSVEARHASAIADLLDPGSTAFARDGVLVSIGDSEAAYDKATPPGDVLSAVVGLGVVQTSFTADNLPTE
- a CDS encoding OstA-like protein — its product is MLKNFLLTIFFLFSLIPSYAQETGRKIDYENDRQYRDEEKYPGALVMSKVTNQVHFTHQGIEVWCNNAVFYESDNFFKAYGEVRMKQGDTVNMSSDYAEYNGNTQFAFASGQVKMKRPQTTLETDTLFFDRLKQEAYYRSGGKVTDTASVLTSTIGRYYFEEDKYTFLLDVKITNPDYIVNSDHIDFYSDSGHAYLYGPSTIEGEESTVYCERGFYDTRGDTGYFVKNSKIDYDNRTVLGDSLYFDRNTSFASATNNIEVIDTTNNSKVTGHYAEVYREKDSVIITKWPVAASLQDQDSAFIHSDTLLVTGKPEDRIIRGFYDVRLYKTDMSGKSDSIYVNQKQGLTRLININPGENSATSVKRNPVLWSGLSQMTGDTIEILSNKETEQLDSLKVFKNAFLINKDSIEGYNQIKGQELIGLFENNELYRVDIDKNTETLYYSRSENKDLIGINKTLSSRIEVFFKEQQIQDVYYYKTVEGTLKPEEKVPQNTRELQGFNWRGDERLLKKQDLFKGKELPNLVRIQGIPLPSQAEDFFDEREDGDMLLNENSRLKPEDLKDKVQDSIPSLKNLTPQRVQIKTEESEDKKADSLKTKKLPTTIE
- a CDS encoding DUF368 domain-containing protein gives rise to the protein MQQTRTLTDKIFLILKGLAMGAANKVPGVSGGVVAFVAGFYEEFIYSLQKINLKAGKLLIAGRFRSFYHYINGKFLALLILGMLISYFSVSKLLDYLIVHYELYVWSAFFGMIIGSIYYISKDFDEWSRRSLLFVMLGIFFGIAISMLEPAKQNDNLWFVFFCGMIGVSGMTLPGLSGSFILILLGNYVLLLVDSVNALYDTLADIISLDFSFVSNEARMHLLQVMITFAAGSLAGLVSLSHLLGYVLKKYKKDTFATIIGFITGSLGVVWPWKDKIYKVNKSGDFLRDSHGDKIVDNYNRYLPDFEHLDTYIAMFFILVGIFIVLGLALYEKRAQAKK
- a CDS encoding DUF349 domain-containing protein; its protein translation is MSQSDNENKKEKLSNKENPENLELTQNQESSEESKKEEKKVDESFSEEVENPEAANEELEEAMVAESTFVQDTENNKVTNAQDKDEDEDEHEDAIIEEHKKGVDDSLAEDSEDESVTERHNIPKKDYHSMSNEQLADELERLLKNEKVQAIKDHVIEIRAEFNAKFDEEFEEKKENFLSEGGNIIDFHYSTPLKNRFNSLYFDYREKRNKYYQQLKQDLNANLSKRLEIIEELKGIINIEENINTTYNHFKDIQDKWRTAGPIPRDKYNNVWNTYHHHVENFYDFLHLNREFRDMDFKHNLDQKLKVIDRAEELAQEQDINRAFRELQMLHKMWKEELGPVAKEYREEIWERFSNATKIIHDRRQEYFENLDKEFDKNWEKKQQIIEKIREIANQDISSHSKWQQKIKEIEALREDFFKAGKVPRSKNEETWKDFKETVRSFNRKKNSFYKNLKKEQYENLEKKKELIQIAEDNKDSDDFKTVTPLMKKIQTDWKKIGHVPRKDSDKIWKQFKAACNYYFDRLHENRSEENKEEMEAFTKKKDLLEKVRSYEFAGNKEEDLEHIKAFIAEWKTLGRVPYNKRFIEGKFNKSLDQLFNKLDINRTKAEMLKYENKIQSLNDADDDKKIRNEHFFLTKKIEETQAEIRQLENNLQFFSNVDDDNPLVQDVHKNINDHKAQLKVWREKLKKVKSLY
- a CDS encoding shikimate dehydrogenase family protein, which translates into the protein MRKFGLLGKNIDYSFSKKYFNDKFENEKIDAEYVNFDIPKIEDFSLIITKNPRLSGMNVTIPYKMEVVKYLDELSEDAKEIKAVNVIMFEEASKLVGHNTDFIGFRDALSPHLRPQHTHALILGTGGASKAVAYALKTLGISYKFVSRTPDEDQFSYNTLTEAIIQKYSLIINTTPLGTFPNTDKYPEIPYHYIGKNHLVFDLIYNPAETSFMKKSKEHGAEAINGKKMLELQAEAAWSIWNS